A region of the Longimicrobium sp. genome:
GGGGACCAGCGTGCAGTTCAACTACGCCGGCGAGCCGGACGCGCTGGCCGGCACTCAGCCCAACTACCTGCCGCTGGTGCAGGAAGCCATGCTTGGCGTCAGCGTGGCGCCCAACCTGTGGATCGACGCGGGAATCATGCTGTCGCACGTCGGCAGCGAGAGCTGGATCTCCATCGACAACCCCACCTACACCCGTTCGCTGGCGGCGGAGTTCAGCCCCTACTACGAAACCGGTGTGCGCGCCACCTGGCAGCCGCTGCCGAACCTGAGCGCGCAGTTCAACGTGGTGAACGGCTGGCAGCTCATCTCCGAAAACAACGAAGACAAAGCCGTTGGCGTGCGCATCGACTGGACGCCGGTGGTCCCGCTCACGCTTTCGTACTCCAACTACATCGGTCGCGAGCCCCTCGCGGCGACGGGCGAGCAGGACGTGCGGGTTTTCCATGACCTCATCGCCCGCTGGGCGCCGAGCGGCCGCGCGCTGCTGATCGGCACCGTGGATTTCGGCACGCAGCACGAGAGCGAGTGGCTGGCCGCCTCGGTGGTCGGCCGCTGGTGGCTGACGCCGGCGATGGGGATCAACGGCCGGATCGAGCGCTTCGACGACGAGCGCGGCGTGGTCTCCACCACCGGCATGGCGGTCGCACCGGGGCTGGTGACGAACGGCGCCTCCGTCGGCCTCGACGTCCAGCGGGGCCCTGCGGTGTGGCGCACGGAATTGAGGACCTTCTTCGGCGCGGAGGAGGCGATCTTCCCTGACCGTGATGGCGATGGCGGGGTGGCGAAGACGTCCA
Encoded here:
- a CDS encoding porin, translated to MKKMLILAGAAALAWPAVLLGQENDSTPRITFGAFVDGYYAYDFGRPASHDRPFTTQAARHDEFSLNLAHVEARYASPTVRGRVALQAGTSVQFNYAGEPDALAGTQPNYLPLVQEAMLGVSVAPNLWIDAGIMLSHVGSESWISIDNPTYTRSLAAEFSPYYETGVRATWQPLPNLSAQFNVVNGWQLISENNEDKAVGVRIDWTPVVPLTLSYSNYIGREPLAATGEQDVRVFHDLIARWAPSGRALLIGTVDFGTQHESEWLAASVVGRWWLTPAMGINGRIERFDDERGVVSTTGMAVAPGLVTNGASVGLDVQRGPAVWRTELRTFFGAEEAIFPDRDGDGGVAKTSTAVVTSLSVRF